The following proteins are encoded in a genomic region of Thunnus maccoyii chromosome 8, fThuMac1.1, whole genome shotgun sequence:
- the trappc11 gene encoding trafficking protein particle complex subunit 11 has protein sequence MMAGSQWELPPELCCRPMAFVALTGLDVVYNAVHRAIWDAFCANRRADRVPISFKVLPGDHEYPKCRTKRTSYEWYIPKGILKTGWMNKHLNLVPALVVLFYELDWDDPQWKEKQSECATKVEIVRTSLQGRNTKVAVVLIQKKTPLPPGEDLVASERAAALCNACDLSGKSLFVLPHTDHLVGYIIRLENAFYEHAQTYYYTEIRRVKSHKEFLNKTTHQLLFVRHQFKIAFFSELKQDTQNALKYYRTAYSLVHELRAHETNMLEIKTMAGFINYKICRLCFQHNTPLDAIAQFRKHIDLCKKKIGSAELAFEHAAWMSKQFQSFGELFDEAIKLGLTAIQTQNPGFYYQQAACYSQDRKQMAQQLCQAGATYPNPDPLDTQSGGLDFYGQRPWRQGHQSIDPPDAEKEKTGILALQIKERDVPHSELIIALLSNAVAQFKKYKCPRMKSHLMVQMGEEYYHAKDYTKALKLLDYVMCDYRTERWWGLLTAILTTALRCAYLMASVKDYIIYCMELLGRASTLKEEQKSRIDKNLIKVLMNEAPDAEPECDPTSATAAKSLWNDRMALSGSNEFTIEVQDYIPFIQCKAKFQSPSFHVDQPIQLQVFLRADCPHPVSLNKLAVSLSNQEYNQWCVVESSSQESMSLLPGKTKCYNFSFVAKTEDVGKKIEMTGIEVMLGSDSGRCVFLSWRGAGGDAASTHEALQASRSSRRWGRGAEARQELDWDSLTMQHSTMIISRVPKISVQLSHQPPALNNEMYCISLTVQSQEEGVAKDVKLTAGLKPGQDANLSQTTHVTLDGSKVCDDAAPALLPDIPLGDLKPGQKLEKCVYVRCVSTGPRVFLFHVAYSIDTTVEGRQIVCKCHKDETVTIETVVPFEVSVKFVSTKFEPLERIAVDIPFLLMTDILSSSPWPLLLTSSSLQLLTMTSNTTQLQSQIQQVVLKTDECASECFCLRCPPLTNGNNTAATGQYLISWRRQSSSPESPLIQTTITLPHVILESVPLYIHADLPSFGRVRESLPVRYHIENRTALVQEVEMAVEPSDAFMFSGLKQVRLRILPGSEQQMLYNYYPLMAGYQTLPQLNISLPRCPTTNTHILRRFLPQRIFVKPQGRQLDDASIAAA, from the exons ATGATGGCAGGTTCCCAGTGGGAGCTTCCTCCAGAGCTATGTTGTCGGCCCATGGCCTTCGTAGCTCTGACTGGTCTGGATGTGGTGTACAACGCTGTGCACCGGGCCATTTGGGATGCCTTCTGTGCCAACCGGAGAGCTGACAGAGTTCCTATCTCTTTCAAAGTGCTCCCAGGAGATCACGAGTACCCCAAATGTCGCACTAAG CGAACGTCCTATGAATGGTACATTCCTAAAGGCATTCTGAAAACAGGATGGATGAACAAACACCTGAACCTGGTACCAGCTCTGGTTGTTCTCTTCTATGAACTGGACTGGGATGACCCACAGTGGAAAGAGAAACAGTCTGAATGTGCCACTAAAGTGGAGATTGTCAG gACCAGTCTTCAGGGCAGGAACACCAAGGTGGCTGTGGTTTTAATCCAGAAGAAAACACCTCTACCTCCAG GGGAGGACCTGGTAGCATCAGAGagagctgcagctctctgtAACGCCTGTGATCTGTCTGGCAAGAGTCTCTTCGTACTGCCGCACACCGACCACTTAGTGGGCTACATTATAAG GTTGGAGAATGCTTTCTATGAACACGCTCAGACGTATTATTACACTGAGATCCGACGAGTCAAATCTCATAAAGAGTTCCTCAACAAGACAACACACCAG CTGCTGTTTGTAAGACACCAGTTTAAAATTGCCTTCTTCAGTGAACTGAAACAGGACACTCAGAATGCTCTCAA GTACTACAGGACTGCATACAGTCTGGTCCATGAGCTCAGAGCCCACGAGACCAACATGTTGGAGATTAAAACTATGGCGGGATTCATCAACTATAAG atCTGTCGTCTGTGTTTCCAGCATAACACTCCTCTAGATGCTATCGCCCAGTTCAGGAAGCACATTGACCTGTGTAAGAAGAAGATCGGCAGCGCTGAACTGGCCTTTGAGCACGCCGCATGGATGTCTAAACA GTTCCAGTCATTTGGCGAGCTGTTCGATGAAGCAATAAAGTTGGGTCTGACAGCCATCCAGACCCAGAACCCTGGTTTCTACTACCAGCAGGCTGCCTGTTACAGCCAGGACAGGAAACAAATGGCACAGCAGCTTTGTCAG GCTGGAGCGACTTATCCCAACCCCGACCCATTGGACACCCAGAGCGGAGGACTTGACTTCTATGGCCAGAGACCCTGGAGACAAGGACACCAGa GTATTGATCCTCcagatgcagagaaagagaagacaggGATTCTGGCCTTGCAGATTAAAGAGAGAGATGTACCACATTct GAGCTGATAATAGCCCTCCTCAGCAATGCTGTTGCCCAGTTTAAGAAGTACAAGTGCCCTCGGATGAAGAGTCACCTCA TGGTGCAGATGGGAGAGGAGTACTATCACGCTAAAGATTACACCAAAGCCCTTAA GCTGTTGGACTATGTGATGTGTGACTACCGCACAGAGAGATGGTGGGGTCTCCTGACAGCCATACTGACCACAGCTCTGCGCTGTGCTTATCTGATGGCCAGTGTTAAAGACTACATCATATACTGCATGGAGCTGCTGGGCAGAG CTTCAACACTAAAGGAGGAACAGAAGTCCAGGATCGACAAGAATCTCATCAAAGTCCTGATG AACGAGGCCCCTGATGCTGAGCCAGAGTGTGATCCCACCTCTGCCACTGCAGCCAAGTCACTGTGGAACGACCGCATGGCTTTATCCGGCTCAAATGAGTTCACTATTGAAGTGCAGGACTACATTCCATTCA TCCAGTGTAAGGCCAAGTTCCAGTCTCCCAGTTTCCATGTAGACCAGCCCATCCAACTCCAGGTGTTCCTGCGAGCCGACTGTCCTCATCCTGTATCGCTCAACAAGCTGGCCGTCAGCCTCAGcaaccag gagtaCAACCAATGGTGTGTGGTGGAGTCATCAAGTCAGGAGAGTATGAGCCTGTTGCCGGGGAAAACCAAATGCTACAACTTCAGCTTTGTAGCGAAAACCGAAGACGTTGGAAAGAAGATAGAG aTGACAGGTATAGAGGTGATGCTGGGCAGTGACAGTGGCCGCTGTGTGTTTCTGAGCTGGAGAGGCGCGGGCGGAGACGCAGCCTCTACCCACGAGGCCTTGCAGGCTAGCAGGTCATCACGTCGCTGGGGGCGGGGCGCCGAGGCACGCCAAGAGCTGGACTGGGACAGCCTGACCATGCAGCACAGTACCAT GATCATCTCCAGAGTGCCAAAGATCTCTGTCCAGCTGAGCCACCAGCCTCCTGCACTCAATAATGAAATGTACTGCATCAGCCTCACCGTCCAATCACAGGAGGAGGGCGTGGCCAAGGATGTTAAACTGACAGCAGGACTCAAACCTG GCCAGGATGCCAATCTCAGCCAGACCACACATGTGACACTTGACGGCTCAAAGGTGTGTGATGACGCTgctcctgctctgctccctGACATACCTCTAGGAGATCTGAAACCAGGCCAAAAG cTGGAgaaatgtgtatatgtgagaTGTGTGTCGACTGGACCAAGGGTTTTCCTCTTCCATGTGGCCTACAGCATCGATACAACTGTGGAAGGACGGCAGATCGTCTGCAAATGTCATAAG GATGAAACGGTTACCATAGAGACAGTGGTCCCATTTGAGGTGTCTGTCAAGTTTGTGTCCACCAAG TTTGAGCCGCTGGAGCGGATAGCGGTGGACATCCCCTTCCTGTTGATGACAGACATCCTCTCATCGTCTCCCTGGCCTCTCCTGCTGACCTCctcttctctgcagctgctcactATGACCAGCAATACAACACAGCTTCAGTCCCAGATACAGCAAG tggttCTGAAGACAGACGAGTGTGCCAGTGAGTGTTTCTGTCTTCGCTGTCCACCACTGACCAACGGCAATAACACTGCGGCTACAGGACAGTACTTGATATCATGGAGgag ACAGTCCTCGAGTCCTGAGAGTCCTCTCATCCAGACTACGATCACTCTACCTCATGTCATCCTGGAGTCTGTCCCTCTCTACATCCATGCTG ATTTACCATCGTTTGGGAGAGTCAGAGAGTCTCTTCCAGTTCGTTACCACATAGAGAACAGGACAGCTCTGGTGCAAGAGGTGGAGATGGCTGTTGAACCCTCTGATGCCTTCATGTTCTCTGGACTCAAACAG GTGCGTCTCCGTATCCTCCCTGGTTCAGAGCAGCAGATGCTGTATAATTATTACCCGCTGATGGCTGGTTACCAAACACTACCACAGCTCAACATCAGCCTGCCCCGCTGCCCgaccaccaacacacacattctgaGACGCTTCCTGCCCCAACGTATCTTTGTcaag CCTCAGGGCCGACAGTTGGACGACGCCTCCATTGCTGCAGCTTGA